One segment of Ziziphus jujuba cultivar Dongzao chromosome 12, ASM3175591v1 DNA contains the following:
- the LOC107428615 gene encoding uncharacterized protein LOC107428615, producing MSVLDIFRKALLVSSKNINFIIFAFITSLPLFCFVVYYEFSFQKFLLETFEILEVSKGHFSFNMLSELKKDYLHEMTRMGLLYFVPYNLLQLSTVLLIVDLASKIYKEDKQMSLKDMLPKPMISMGRLRGTLITFLNFLYVSLLSTCTLPGFIWLVTISNDFSSDLIVMAGIFPTAVVGVAFVALLTLYLALSAVWNMSIVFSILEGVYGIEALALSSYCIGGKDECGIVLMLVFSVWEIGLRFPCLYIGCYKGGYGIIAQVSLVCLGMTLKWIVFVVYYHSLKEITLAKKVDLEVGTEVRPVG from the coding sequence ATGAGTGTCTTAGATATCTTCAGAAAAGCTCTCTTAGTTTCTTCTAAAAACATCAACTTCATCATCTTCGCTTTTATAACCTCCCTCCCCTTGTTCTGCTTTGTGGTTTACTATgaattttctttccaaaagtTTCTTCTTGAAACCTTTGAAATTCTAGAAGTATCAAAGGGTCACTTTTCATTCAATATGCTCAGCGAGCTGAAAAAGGATTATCTTCACGAGATGACTCGAATGGGTCTTTTGTATTTTGTTCCCTACAATCTCCTACAACTCAGCACAGTGCTACTGATTGTTGATTTGGCATcgaaaatatataaagaagacAAACAGATGAGTCTTAAAGATATGTTACCAAAACCAATGATCAGCATGGGAAGATTAAGAGGCACTTTGATCACTTTTCTGAATTTCCTCTATGTTTCCTTGTTATCAACTTGTACTCTACCTGGATTCATATGGTTGGTAACGATTTCTAATGATTTTTCAAGCGATTTGATTGTCATGGCTGGTATTTTTCCCACAGCAGTTGTTGGAGTAGCTTTTGTGGCACTTCTAACCCTTTACTTGGCATTGAGTGCTGTGTGGAATATGAGTATTGTGTTTTCCATTTTGGAGGGTGTATATGGGATTGAAGCGTTGGCTTTGTCTTCTTACTGCATCGGTGGAAAGGATGAATGTGGGATTGTTTTGATGCTTGTTTTCTCTGTATGGGAAATTGGATTAAGATTTCCATGTCTCTATATTGGCTGCTATAAAGGAGGTTATGGAATTATTGCGCAGGTTAGCTTGGTCTGCCTGGGAATGACACTGAAATGGATCGTCTTCGTGGTATATTACCACAGTCTTAAAGAGATAACATTAGCAAAGAAAGTTGATTTGGAGGTAGGAACAGAGGTTAGACCAGTTGGATAA